Proteins from one Triticum aestivum cultivar Chinese Spring chromosome 7A, IWGSC CS RefSeq v2.1, whole genome shotgun sequence genomic window:
- the LOC123152120 gene encoding U-box domain-containing protein 35 isoform X1, whose translation MSMEIEEEDSGETAPEMEAPGVSTVAIAVSGSRSSRHALKWALDKFVPGGRVLFRILHVRPPITMVPTPMGNYLPVSQVRDDVTSAYREELEWQARNMLLPYKKMCAQRQVEAEAVLLESDDVPAAISEEIDKFNIGKLVLGSSSRSIFRRKLKGSKTATKISECIPSFCTAYVVSKGKLSFVRSATSDACETPKTISSSTVSSPSSKSLSSAPSAEWDDRNGTAAVLFRQSSLSSQRDHALANINRSASRGATPSGSAGSEISYHADTTLKTNSHSITSVAQLSSSSSSGDSVYRSFRGDSFRDISDLQAAVSETATDLKHSHDQDDLKLQIESMKVKLRHLQNLHDVSQNEPVDSTQKLPNDLGIRRVEDGIKLREIDLTEEMVKRLVRQMEREEEQVAEREAQPKQSSSEQDSNGDHQNSSDLETGRKNTGRCLTEYNRYSWEHIQAATSSFSSDLVIGKGTYGTVYKAKFQHTVAAVKVLNSLEGFGTQQLQQELEVLGKIRHPHLLLLLGACPERGCVVYEYMENGSLDDALNHRRNGMPPLAWYDRIRVAWEVATAVAFLHSARPDPIIHRDLKPANILLDRNLSSKVGDVGLSTALLHHSGAGGGGGQQQSTMVRNTTPVGTFCYIDPEYQRTGAVSAKSDVYALGVVVLQLLTGRTSPLGLAHAVETALEEDGGDSFAEMLDATAGQWPPEEARELAALALRCAEMRRRDRPGLREHILPALERIKDIAARAARETKALLRTASSSAAPGHFLCPILQEIMEDPCVAADGYTYDRKAIETWVSMKDKSPMTNLRLPSKSLIPNHSLRSAIMEWSSKNR comes from the exons ATGTCGATGGAGATCGAGGAGGAGGACTCCGGCGAGACGGCGCCGGAGATGGAGGCGCCCGGCGTGAGCACGGTGGCCATCGCGGTGAGCGGGAGCAGGAGCAGCAGGCACGCGCTCAAGTGGGCCCTCGACAAGTTCGTGCCCGGCGGGAGGGTCCTCTTCCGGATCCTGCACGTCCGCCCGCCCATCACCATGGTGCCCACTCCCA TGGGCAATTACCTCCCGGTCTCGCAAGTGCGCGACGACGTAACATCAGCGTACAGGGAAGAGCTGGAATGGCAAGCAAGGAATATGTTGCTCCCATACAAGAAGATGTGTGCTCAGAGACAG GTGGAAGCTGAAGCTGTTTTACTTGAATCTGACGATGTGCCTGCTGCTATAAGCGAGGAAATCGACAAATTCAACATTGGCAAGCTGGTCCTGGGCTCTTCGTCGAGAAGCATATTCCGAAG GAAGCTCAAAGGAAGCAAGACTGCAACCAAAATCTCCGAATGCATTCCAAGCTTCTGTACGGCATACGTCGTCTCAAAGGGCAAACTGTCATTCGTGCGCTCGGCTACATCTGATGCCTGCGAAACACCCAAGACCATATCTTCTTCAACCGTTTCTTCTCCTAGCTCCAAAAGCCTTTCCAGTGCGCCCTCAG CAGAGTGGGATGACAGAAATGGAACAGCAGCTGTATTATTCCGCCAGTCATCTCTGTCATCGCAGCGTGATCACGCACTCGCAAATATAAACAGGTCGGCCAGCAGGGGAGCTACCCCTTCAGGCAGTGCTGGCAGCGAGATCTCTTACCATGCTGATACAACCCTGAAGACAAATTCACACTCAATCACATCAGTAGCGCAgctcagtagcagcagcagcagtggggATTCAGTTTACAGGAGCTTCCGAGGAGATAGCTTCCGAGATATCTCTGATCTGCAGGCAGCAGTTTCAGAAACTGCAACAGACCTGAAGCATTCTCATGACCAG GATGATCTGAAGCTTCAAATTGAGAGTATGAAGGTCAAACTGCGTCATCTTCAGAATCTTCATGATGTTTCTCAGAATGAGCCGGTTGACTCCACTcagaaa TTACCCAACGACTTGGGCATCCGGCGTGTCGAGGACGGAATTAAGCTTAGAGAGATTGACCTGACAGAAGAGATGGTGAAGAGATTGGTAAGACAAATGGAAAGAGAAGAAGAGCAGGTGGCCGAAAGAGAAGCTCAGCCTAAACAAAGCTCTTCTGAACAGGACAGTAATGGTGATCACCAAAATTCTAGTGACCTCGAAACAGGACGGAAAAATACTGGGCGATGTCTTACAGAGTATAATAGGTACTCATGGGAGCATATCCAGGCAGCGACTTCATCATTTTCAAGCGATCTTGTGATCGGTAAGGGAACATATGGGACCGTCTACAAGGCTAAGTTTCAGCATACAGTTGCAGCAGTGAAAGTTTTGAACTCCCTTGAAGGTTTTGGAACTCAGCAGTTACAGCAGGAG CTGGAGGTCCTGGGCAAGATCCGGCACCctcacctgctgctgctgctgggcgcgtgcCCGGAGCGCGGCTGCGTGGTGTACGAGTACATGGAGAATGGCAGCCTGGACGACGCGCTCAACCACCGCCGGAACGGCATGCCGCCGCTCGCCTGGTACGACCGCATCCGGGTCGCCTGGGAGGTGGCCACCGCCGTCGCCTTCCTCCACAGCGCCAGGCCGGACCCCATCATCCACCGCGACCTCAAGCCGGCCAACATCCTGCTCGACCGGAACCTCTCCAGCAAGGTCGGCGATGTCGGCCTCTCGACGGCGCTGCTCCACCACTCGGGcgccggaggtggaggaggccaGCAGCAGTCCACGATGGTGAGGAACACGACGCCCGTGGGCACGTTCTGCTACATTGACCCGGAGTACCAGCGGACGGGCGCCGTGTCGGCCAAGTCAGACGTGTACGCGCTCGGCGTGGTAGTGCTGCAGCTGCTCACGGGGCGGACGTCGCCGCTCGGGCTCGCCCATGCCGTGGAGACCGCACTGGAGGAAGACGGCGGTGACTCCTTCGCGGAGATGCTGGACGCAACCGCCGGGCAGTGGCCGCCAGAGGAGGCTAGGGAGCTGGCCGCACTTGCGCTGCGGTGCGCAGAGATGCGACGCAGGGACCGGCCCGGGCTGCGCGAGCACATCCTCCCGGCGCTGGAGCGGATCAAGGACATCGCTGCCAGAGCCGCCAGGGAGACGAAGGCCCTTCTCCGGACAGCATCATCGTCAGCAGCCCCAGGCCACTTCCTCTGCCCCATTCTTCAGGAAATCATGGAGGACCCATGCGTCGCCGCCGATGGGTACACCTACGACCGGAAGGCGATCGAGACATGGGTGAGCATGAAGGACAAGTCGCCCATGACCAACCTCCGGCTGCCGAGCAAGAGCCTCATCCCCAACCACTCGCTCCGGTCGGCCATCATGGAATGGAGCTCCAAGAACAGATGA
- the LOC123152120 gene encoding U-box domain-containing protein 35 isoform X2, protein MSMEIEEEDSGETAPEMEAPGVSTVAIAVSGSRSSRHALKWALDKFVPGGRVLFRILHVRPPITMVPTPMGNYLPVSQVRDDVTSAYREELEWQARNMLLPYKKMCAQRQVEAEAVLLESDDVPAAISEEIDKFNIGKLVLGSSSRSIFRRKLKGSKTATKISECIPSFCTAYVVSKGKLSFVRSATSDACETPKTISSSTVSSPSSKSLSSAPSEWDDRNGTAAVLFRQSSLSSQRDHALANINRSASRGATPSGSAGSEISYHADTTLKTNSHSITSVAQLSSSSSSGDSVYRSFRGDSFRDISDLQAAVSETATDLKHSHDQDDLKLQIESMKVKLRHLQNLHDVSQNEPVDSTQKLPNDLGIRRVEDGIKLREIDLTEEMVKRLVRQMEREEEQVAEREAQPKQSSSEQDSNGDHQNSSDLETGRKNTGRCLTEYNRYSWEHIQAATSSFSSDLVIGKGTYGTVYKAKFQHTVAAVKVLNSLEGFGTQQLQQELEVLGKIRHPHLLLLLGACPERGCVVYEYMENGSLDDALNHRRNGMPPLAWYDRIRVAWEVATAVAFLHSARPDPIIHRDLKPANILLDRNLSSKVGDVGLSTALLHHSGAGGGGGQQQSTMVRNTTPVGTFCYIDPEYQRTGAVSAKSDVYALGVVVLQLLTGRTSPLGLAHAVETALEEDGGDSFAEMLDATAGQWPPEEARELAALALRCAEMRRRDRPGLREHILPALERIKDIAARAARETKALLRTASSSAAPGHFLCPILQEIMEDPCVAADGYTYDRKAIETWVSMKDKSPMTNLRLPSKSLIPNHSLRSAIMEWSSKNR, encoded by the exons ATGTCGATGGAGATCGAGGAGGAGGACTCCGGCGAGACGGCGCCGGAGATGGAGGCGCCCGGCGTGAGCACGGTGGCCATCGCGGTGAGCGGGAGCAGGAGCAGCAGGCACGCGCTCAAGTGGGCCCTCGACAAGTTCGTGCCCGGCGGGAGGGTCCTCTTCCGGATCCTGCACGTCCGCCCGCCCATCACCATGGTGCCCACTCCCA TGGGCAATTACCTCCCGGTCTCGCAAGTGCGCGACGACGTAACATCAGCGTACAGGGAAGAGCTGGAATGGCAAGCAAGGAATATGTTGCTCCCATACAAGAAGATGTGTGCTCAGAGACAG GTGGAAGCTGAAGCTGTTTTACTTGAATCTGACGATGTGCCTGCTGCTATAAGCGAGGAAATCGACAAATTCAACATTGGCAAGCTGGTCCTGGGCTCTTCGTCGAGAAGCATATTCCGAAG GAAGCTCAAAGGAAGCAAGACTGCAACCAAAATCTCCGAATGCATTCCAAGCTTCTGTACGGCATACGTCGTCTCAAAGGGCAAACTGTCATTCGTGCGCTCGGCTACATCTGATGCCTGCGAAACACCCAAGACCATATCTTCTTCAACCGTTTCTTCTCCTAGCTCCAAAAGCCTTTCCAGTGCGCCCTCAG AGTGGGATGACAGAAATGGAACAGCAGCTGTATTATTCCGCCAGTCATCTCTGTCATCGCAGCGTGATCACGCACTCGCAAATATAAACAGGTCGGCCAGCAGGGGAGCTACCCCTTCAGGCAGTGCTGGCAGCGAGATCTCTTACCATGCTGATACAACCCTGAAGACAAATTCACACTCAATCACATCAGTAGCGCAgctcagtagcagcagcagcagtggggATTCAGTTTACAGGAGCTTCCGAGGAGATAGCTTCCGAGATATCTCTGATCTGCAGGCAGCAGTTTCAGAAACTGCAACAGACCTGAAGCATTCTCATGACCAG GATGATCTGAAGCTTCAAATTGAGAGTATGAAGGTCAAACTGCGTCATCTTCAGAATCTTCATGATGTTTCTCAGAATGAGCCGGTTGACTCCACTcagaaa TTACCCAACGACTTGGGCATCCGGCGTGTCGAGGACGGAATTAAGCTTAGAGAGATTGACCTGACAGAAGAGATGGTGAAGAGATTGGTAAGACAAATGGAAAGAGAAGAAGAGCAGGTGGCCGAAAGAGAAGCTCAGCCTAAACAAAGCTCTTCTGAACAGGACAGTAATGGTGATCACCAAAATTCTAGTGACCTCGAAACAGGACGGAAAAATACTGGGCGATGTCTTACAGAGTATAATAGGTACTCATGGGAGCATATCCAGGCAGCGACTTCATCATTTTCAAGCGATCTTGTGATCGGTAAGGGAACATATGGGACCGTCTACAAGGCTAAGTTTCAGCATACAGTTGCAGCAGTGAAAGTTTTGAACTCCCTTGAAGGTTTTGGAACTCAGCAGTTACAGCAGGAG CTGGAGGTCCTGGGCAAGATCCGGCACCctcacctgctgctgctgctgggcgcgtgcCCGGAGCGCGGCTGCGTGGTGTACGAGTACATGGAGAATGGCAGCCTGGACGACGCGCTCAACCACCGCCGGAACGGCATGCCGCCGCTCGCCTGGTACGACCGCATCCGGGTCGCCTGGGAGGTGGCCACCGCCGTCGCCTTCCTCCACAGCGCCAGGCCGGACCCCATCATCCACCGCGACCTCAAGCCGGCCAACATCCTGCTCGACCGGAACCTCTCCAGCAAGGTCGGCGATGTCGGCCTCTCGACGGCGCTGCTCCACCACTCGGGcgccggaggtggaggaggccaGCAGCAGTCCACGATGGTGAGGAACACGACGCCCGTGGGCACGTTCTGCTACATTGACCCGGAGTACCAGCGGACGGGCGCCGTGTCGGCCAAGTCAGACGTGTACGCGCTCGGCGTGGTAGTGCTGCAGCTGCTCACGGGGCGGACGTCGCCGCTCGGGCTCGCCCATGCCGTGGAGACCGCACTGGAGGAAGACGGCGGTGACTCCTTCGCGGAGATGCTGGACGCAACCGCCGGGCAGTGGCCGCCAGAGGAGGCTAGGGAGCTGGCCGCACTTGCGCTGCGGTGCGCAGAGATGCGACGCAGGGACCGGCCCGGGCTGCGCGAGCACATCCTCCCGGCGCTGGAGCGGATCAAGGACATCGCTGCCAGAGCCGCCAGGGAGACGAAGGCCCTTCTCCGGACAGCATCATCGTCAGCAGCCCCAGGCCACTTCCTCTGCCCCATTCTTCAGGAAATCATGGAGGACCCATGCGTCGCCGCCGATGGGTACACCTACGACCGGAAGGCGATCGAGACATGGGTGAGCATGAAGGACAAGTCGCCCATGACCAACCTCCGGCTGCCGAGCAAGAGCCTCATCCCCAACCACTCGCTCCGGTCGGCCATCATGGAATGGAGCTCCAAGAACAGATGA